From Sediminibacterium sp. TEGAF015, a single genomic window includes:
- a CDS encoding DUF5690 family protein: MRIAFAHFLGNRLNSKMKQSPAFLLFVLSFTAFTVYTCMYGFRKPYTAGAYEQWSFMGLSYKVCLVIAQVIGYMISKFLGIKIISTMDTKHRIQGIFCCISLAWVSLFLFGIIPAPYNIICMFLNGLPLGMVFGMVFSFLEGRRTTEIMGAVLVSSFIFASGLAKSIGKWLLLNFNIHDFWMPFIAASFFVGPVLISLWILHHTPLPDVEDIRNRSERKPMTQNDRSIFIKQFGYLLLPIVVSYTLFTIVRDFSEDFANELWIETGYKENAGIFFQSSSLVAIFVLIVIGSFFSIKSNRHAFLYTHLLVVAGLIITLIATLLYNGQVLNPLQWMIFSTTGLYLAYLPFNCLYFERMISAYSVKGNVGFVMYIADAFGYLGTVFVLLLKEFIQVQLSWVSFFSILFVGVSVVGILLVLITLKGHFSLMKAYKYF, translated from the coding sequence ATGCGTATTGCTTTTGCCCATTTTTTAGGTAACCGCCTCAATAGCAAAATGAAACAATCACCGGCTTTCCTCCTTTTTGTTCTTTCATTTACCGCTTTTACTGTTTACACTTGTATGTATGGATTCAGAAAACCTTACACAGCCGGTGCATATGAGCAATGGAGTTTCATGGGGTTGTCATACAAAGTATGTCTTGTAATTGCACAGGTAATTGGATACATGATCAGTAAGTTTTTAGGGATAAAGATTATTTCAACAATGGATACTAAACATAGGATTCAGGGTATTTTTTGTTGCATATCCCTTGCCTGGGTTTCTCTTTTTTTATTTGGTATTATTCCTGCTCCCTATAATATTATCTGTATGTTTCTGAATGGGCTGCCGCTGGGAATGGTATTTGGTATGGTGTTTAGCTTTTTAGAAGGAAGAAGAACAACAGAAATAATGGGTGCTGTATTGGTAAGCAGTTTTATTTTTGCTTCTGGTCTTGCAAAATCAATTGGAAAATGGTTGTTGCTGAATTTTAATATTCATGATTTCTGGATGCCATTTATTGCTGCCTCTTTTTTTGTGGGTCCTGTTTTGATTTCTCTTTGGATATTGCATCATACGCCCTTGCCAGATGTAGAGGATATTAGAAACAGGTCGGAAAGGAAACCGATGACTCAAAATGACCGAAGCATATTTATTAAGCAGTTTGGGTATTTGCTGCTGCCCATAGTGGTTTCTTATACATTGTTTACTATCGTAAGAGATTTTAGCGAAGATTTTGCTAACGAATTATGGATAGAGACTGGTTATAAAGAAAATGCCGGTATCTTTTTTCAATCAAGTTCTTTGGTTGCCATATTTGTGCTTATTGTAATTGGTTCTTTTTTTTCTATTAAGTCAAATAGGCACGCATTTCTTTATACGCACTTGTTGGTGGTTGCAGGCCTAATAATCACCCTTATTGCAACTTTGTTGTACAACGGTCAGGTATTGAATCCACTTCAGTGGATGATATTTTCCACAACTGGTTTATATCTGGCTTATCTTCCGTTTAACTGTCTGTATTTTGAAAGAATGATTTCTGCTTATTCCGTTAAGGGTAATGTTGGTTTTGTAATGTACATTGCAGATGCCTTTGGGTATTTAGGGACTGTTTTTGTATTGTTGTTAAAAGAATTTATTCAAGTTCAGCTAAGTTGGGTCTCTTTTTTTTCTATACTTTTTGTTGGCGTTTCTGTAGTAGGTATCCTCCTTGTTTTAATAACCCTTAAAGGTCATTTTTCCTTAATGAAAGCTTATAAATATTTTTAA